A single region of the Bacteroides luhongzhouii genome encodes:
- a CDS encoding RagB/SusD family nutrient uptake outer membrane protein, whose product MKKYNYIIVSLLACLLTTSCNDYFDQVPDDRLSLKEIFTTRDGALRYLSNVYTFLPDEFNQRQVHETSLYRTPGPWTGSSDEAEWTNDNKGKLINNNSIDATEGTMVLYRWKSWFSGIHEAAVFTENVDQAPLTVTERNQWKAEARALRAIYYFYLVRTYGPVPLLEKDFPMDTPSDELQLPRNTVDECFDFIVSELRGAQNDGLLDDASTDKVSGYGRIDKAIAQAFIIEALTYRASWLFNGECNFYSDLANTDGTKLFPNKPDEATKRANWQKVIDECNTFFSNYGTRYHLMYTNKDGVSVSGPDSEGFSPTESYRRAVRTLFSEMGNNKEMIFYRLDNAAGTMQYDRMPNRSGNTTNYRGGSLLGATQEMVDAYFMSNGESPISGYSADGVTPIINEKSDYVEEGVSTTEYKGIDGTLYAPTGTRMMYVNREPRFYVDITFSNSRWFDGTEGDYIVDFTYSGSCGKEQGSNDYTSTGYLVRKGMDSGDRNQNLVCVLLRLTNIYFDYIEALAHVSPTHEDIWTYMNMIRKRAGIPGYGETVNLPKPTTTEEVMELIRKEKRIELSFENCRYFDVRRWGLVNEYFNKAIHGMNVNYDGNEFFKRTEIVKRIFDRQYFFPIPQGEIDIDKNLVQNTGF is encoded by the coding sequence TACACATTCTTACCGGATGAATTTAACCAACGTCAGGTGCACGAAACAAGTCTGTACCGTACTCCCGGTCCCTGGACAGGCTCCAGCGACGAAGCAGAGTGGACAAATGACAATAAAGGGAAATTGATAAATAACAACTCTATCGATGCGACTGAAGGAACGATGGTATTGTATCGCTGGAAGAGCTGGTTTTCAGGTATTCATGAAGCGGCAGTATTTACAGAAAATGTAGATCAGGCACCGCTGACTGTTACAGAAAGAAATCAATGGAAAGCGGAAGCAAGAGCTTTGCGGGCGATCTACTATTTTTATTTAGTGCGTACCTATGGTCCGGTTCCTTTGCTTGAAAAGGATTTCCCGATGGATACTCCGAGCGATGAGTTGCAGCTCCCGCGCAATACAGTAGATGAGTGTTTCGATTTTATCGTATCAGAACTGAGGGGTGCGCAAAACGATGGTTTGCTGGACGATGCTTCTACCGACAAAGTGTCCGGATATGGCCGTATTGATAAGGCGATTGCACAGGCATTTATCATTGAAGCATTGACTTATCGTGCCAGCTGGTTGTTTAATGGAGAGTGCAATTTCTATTCAGACTTGGCTAACACGGACGGAACAAAACTGTTTCCTAACAAACCGGACGAAGCTACCAAACGTGCCAATTGGCAGAAAGTGATTGATGAATGTAACACTTTCTTCTCTAATTACGGAACTCGTTATCATCTGATGTATACCAATAAGGACGGTGTTTCTGTTTCCGGTCCGGACTCGGAAGGATTCAGCCCGACGGAATCTTATCGCCGTGCAGTAAGAACCCTGTTTTCTGAAATGGGTAACAATAAAGAAATGATTTTCTATCGTTTGGATAATGCTGCCGGAACCATGCAGTACGATCGTATGCCAAATAGATCCGGTAATACGACCAATTATAGGGGTGGTAGTTTGTTGGGAGCAACCCAAGAAATGGTAGATGCCTATTTTATGTCAAACGGAGAATCCCCTATTTCCGGTTATAGTGCTGACGGAGTCACTCCGATTATCAACGAAAAATCCGATTATGTAGAAGAAGGAGTTTCTACAACAGAATACAAAGGAATAGACGGTACTTTATATGCACCGACAGGAACCAGAATGATGTATGTTAATCGTGAACCTCGTTTCTATGTAGACATTACCTTTAGTAATTCAAGATGGTTTGATGGAACAGAAGGCGATTATATAGTAGATTTCACTTATAGCGGAAGTTGTGGTAAAGAACAAGGTAGCAATGACTACACGAGTACAGGTTATTTGGTGCGCAAAGGAATGGATTCCGGCGACCGTAACCAGAACTTGGTTTGTGTGCTCTTGCGTCTGACTAATATTTATTTTGACTATATCGAAGCACTTGCGCATGTCAGCCCGACTCATGAAGACATTTGGACGTATATGAACATGATCCGTAAGCGTGCGGGTATTCCGGGATACGGTGAAACTGTCAATCTGCCTAAACCGACTACAACGGAAGAAGTCATGGAGCTGATCCGTAAGGAGAAACGCATTGAATTGAGTTTTGAAAACTGCCGTTATTTTGATGTACGTCGCTGGGGATTGGTAAATGAGTATTTCAACAAGGCAATTCACGGCATGAATGTCAATTATGACGGAAATGAATTCTTTAAACGTACGGAGATTGTGAAGCGTATTTTTGACCGTCAGTACTTCTTCCCTATACCACAGGGCGAAATTGATATTGATAAAAACTTGGTTCAGAATACAGGATTCTAA
- a CDS encoding glycoside hydrolase family 76 protein produces MMKQYIFSAVCLMSGALCMSSCNEDKQAKPYTPDYEIVPEYTNADTWTAYEAFNDNLLDPDKNIYKTSTAYTAATDRNNGAAAIWCQPIYWDMAMNAYKRAKADGDAERENKYKQLCDDLFAGNKAHYVNFDFDNNNENTGWFIYDDIQWWTITLARAYELFKVEEYRSLAEASFARVWYGSPQVGDTGSYADPEKNLGGGMFWQWQPIGNPNENVAGDGKMACINFPTVVAALTLYNNVPADRVADPNPESWSNKYGDFTRPHYETKEAYLAKGKEIYEWAVKNLVDSNTGEVADSKHGEGNPAWSDHVYNQATFIGASLLLYKATGEKTYLDNAILGADYTMNTMSGTYDLLPFESGVEQGIYTAIFAEYMAMLVNDCGQTQYIPFLKRSINYGWANRDRTRNLCGGEYHKAQIEGATIDSYSASGIPALMLLFPADK; encoded by the coding sequence ATGATGAAACAATATATTTTCTCTGCAGTTTGTCTCATGTCCGGTGCCCTTTGTATGTCCTCTTGCAATGAGGATAAACAGGCAAAGCCATATACTCCGGATTACGAGATTGTCCCGGAGTATACCAATGCGGATACCTGGACTGCCTATGAAGCATTTAATGATAACTTACTGGACCCCGATAAGAACATTTATAAAACAAGTACCGCTTATACTGCGGCTACAGACCGTAATAACGGAGCTGCTGCTATCTGGTGTCAACCGATCTATTGGGACATGGCTATGAACGCATATAAACGTGCAAAAGCGGATGGGGATGCGGAAAGAGAAAACAAATACAAGCAGTTGTGTGATGATTTGTTTGCCGGAAATAAAGCACATTATGTAAACTTTGATTTCGATAATAATAATGAGAATACCGGCTGGTTTATCTATGATGATATACAGTGGTGGACCATTACTTTGGCACGTGCTTACGAATTATTTAAAGTGGAAGAGTATCGCAGTTTGGCAGAAGCAAGTTTTGCACGTGTGTGGTACGGCTCTCCCCAGGTAGGTGATACGGGTTCCTATGCAGATCCTGAAAAGAATTTGGGTGGAGGTATGTTCTGGCAATGGCAGCCTATCGGCAATCCGAATGAAAATGTAGCCGGCGATGGTAAGATGGCTTGTATCAATTTCCCGACTGTGGTAGCTGCATTGACCCTTTACAACAATGTTCCTGCCGATCGTGTGGCTGATCCGAATCCGGAAAGCTGGAGTAATAAGTACGGTGATTTTACCCGTCCGCATTATGAAACGAAGGAAGCTTATCTGGCAAAAGGAAAAGAAATCTATGAATGGGCTGTGAAGAATCTGGTAGACAGTAATACCGGAGAAGTTGCCGACAGCAAACATGGTGAAGGCAATCCGGCATGGTCGGACCATGTATACAATCAGGCTACTTTTATCGGAGCTTCGTTATTGCTTTATAAAGCTACCGGTGAGAAAACATATTTGGACAATGCAATTTTAGGAGCTGACTATACAATGAATACCATGTCCGGAACGTACGATTTACTGCCGTTTGAGAGTGGCGTGGAACAGGGTATTTATACCGCTATCTTTGCGGAATACATGGCCATGCTGGTGAACGATTGTGGTCAGACCCAGTATATACCGTTCTTGAAACGTAGCATTAATTATGGCTGGGCTAATCGCGACCGGACACGTAATTTGTGTGGTGGCGAATATCATAAGGCACAGATAGAAGGCGCTACTATTGACAGCTATAGTGCATCCGGAATACCGGCATTGATGTTATTGTTTCCGGCAGATAAATAA
- a CDS encoding DUF4972 domain-containing protein: MNTKYSNWKMWYYVLCMVLTLQLAACSEEMHDEYTAAPEIEDTYIDQLDVLIAEMTDLQQNSDYGDKKGQYPTESRAILTDAIDDANRAVLLIKYQQPSPSESEKQRYVAEAKAAIEQFESTVRTEDAETTPAELFVDGRGDGGSYIDFGRSEEYVNFGTEGSQAFTVEFWVKVTKGGGKDQNVFLSTYMGGDGWRNGWMMYWRNADGGIYRATWGETGGNICEPSLKAPEDGEWQHFLFVYSDKGLPGNPELRAKLYVNGEVKTTEGSVGSRFYNSSNYANYNAPMTAFGRYMRTSDNLFEEGFAGYMKKIRIWKSAKDDKYIQNSYNGTAEVTGKEADLAAAWDFMTKPSGSGNEVIDLTGRHTAKIIGTYEWQRIVE; the protein is encoded by the coding sequence ATGAATACGAAATATTCAAATTGGAAAATGTGGTATTATGTGTTGTGCATGGTACTGACACTTCAATTGGCGGCTTGTTCTGAAGAAATGCATGACGAGTATACCGCGGCTCCTGAAATAGAAGATACCTATATCGACCAACTGGATGTATTGATTGCTGAAATGACCGATTTGCAGCAAAATTCAGACTACGGAGATAAGAAAGGACAGTATCCCACCGAAAGCCGGGCAATTCTGACAGATGCGATAGATGATGCCAATCGTGCGGTACTTTTAATCAAATATCAGCAACCCTCTCCGTCGGAAAGTGAGAAACAACGCTATGTGGCAGAAGCCAAGGCGGCTATAGAACAGTTTGAGAGCACGGTCCGTACGGAAGATGCTGAAACGACACCGGCTGAACTGTTTGTGGACGGACGTGGTGACGGTGGTTCTTATATCGATTTCGGACGTAGCGAAGAATATGTCAATTTCGGAACCGAAGGAAGTCAAGCCTTTACTGTTGAGTTTTGGGTGAAAGTAACCAAAGGTGGTGGAAAAGACCAGAATGTGTTCCTGTCAACTTACATGGGCGGTGACGGATGGCGTAACGGCTGGATGATGTATTGGCGTAATGCAGACGGTGGTATTTATCGTGCAACTTGGGGCGAAACAGGAGGAAATATCTGTGAACCGTCACTAAAGGCACCGGAAGATGGAGAATGGCAACATTTCTTGTTTGTGTACAGTGATAAAGGCTTGCCGGGCAATCCGGAGCTTCGTGCGAAGTTGTATGTGAACGGAGAAGTGAAAACAACCGAGGGAAGCGTGGGTAGCAGATTCTATAATTCGAGCAACTATGCCAACTATAATGCGCCGATGACTGCTTTCGGACGTTATATGCGTACCAGTGATAATCTGTTTGAAGAAGGCTTTGCCGGTTATATGAAGAAAATCCGTATCTGGAAAAGCGCAAAGGATGACAAATATATTCAGAATTCTTATAATGGAACGGCTGAAGTGACAGGTAAAGAGGCAGATTTGGCGGCAGCATGGGATTTCATGACCAAACCTTCCGGTTCGGGTAATGAAGTAATAGATTTGACAGGTCGTCATACTGCTAAGATTATCGGTACTTACGAGTGGCAACGTATTGTTGAATAA
- a CDS encoding DUF4972 domain-containing protein, whose product MECLTNKWREGAMLLSFLLISCLAGIFTACDDIEDEYITDTPLSILQESRTSLNYLLKNSTYGTAPGTYPETGKDILNAAITELDALIARVEAGEELDETALEAAVAKVNQAIDEFKNSKYYNLSPEAQQYINNLLAKADEILAIVNDETKWGNHQGQYPVENKSVLESAAKDLESLAERIKSGSITDMTQEIYDEAIATADKKVEEVEDSAWPDNSQITWNLFVDGNAGSYIDFGYSEDYVKFGEDDNQAFTIELWVNIKEYCNKQGEDNCTFLSTMTNDPYWSGWRAQDRTKGLLRTMVAHWQDNNYTNPQEWEPGWKKSDNWTKDRWTHYAFLFRDKGLPGFDTPTDVKCYSMIDGTRQGEIIRVGEPWRTYINKQSIVNQIHMTGFCMMDNNGNRNEWFSGYIKKIRIWKTNRTENQVYASYMGNEEGVSADNPNLVEAWDFEVKGDQPTQSATNTITGLKGHTATLVGNNWQWVESTDITDNK is encoded by the coding sequence ATGGAATGTTTAACTAATAAATGGAGAGAGGGAGCAATGCTCCTCTCTTTCCTCCTGATTTCTTGTCTGGCAGGGATATTTACCGCTTGTGACGATATTGAGGACGAGTATATAACAGATACACCATTAAGTATCTTGCAGGAAAGCCGTACGTCATTGAACTATTTATTGAAAAATTCGACCTACGGAACTGCTCCCGGGACATATCCTGAAACCGGAAAGGATATATTAAATGCTGCTATTACCGAGTTGGATGCACTGATAGCACGGGTAGAAGCTGGTGAAGAACTGGATGAGACAGCTTTGGAAGCAGCTGTAGCAAAGGTAAATCAGGCGATTGATGAGTTTAAAAATTCAAAATATTACAATCTGTCTCCGGAAGCACAGCAATATATCAATAATTTGCTGGCTAAGGCGGATGAAATACTTGCGATTGTTAACGATGAAACGAAATGGGGAAATCATCAGGGACAATATCCGGTAGAAAATAAGTCGGTTTTGGAGAGTGCAGCTAAAGACTTGGAAAGTCTGGCTGAAAGAATCAAATCCGGTTCCATCACAGATATGACGCAGGAGATTTATGATGAGGCTATTGCTACTGCCGATAAGAAAGTAGAAGAAGTAGAAGATTCTGCATGGCCGGATAACAGTCAGATTACCTGGAATCTGTTTGTAGACGGAAATGCCGGTTCTTATATAGACTTTGGTTATAGCGAGGATTATGTGAAGTTTGGAGAGGATGATAATCAGGCATTCACGATTGAACTTTGGGTGAATATTAAAGAATATTGTAATAAACAGGGAGAAGACAACTGTACTTTCCTTTCTACCATGACCAACGATCCTTATTGGAGCGGATGGCGTGCACAGGATCGTACAAAGGGATTATTAAGAACAATGGTTGCTCACTGGCAAGATAATAATTACACAAATCCACAAGAATGGGAACCGGGATGGAAAAAGTCGGATAACTGGACCAAAGATCGTTGGACGCATTATGCATTCTTGTTCAGGGATAAGGGACTGCCGGGATTTGATACTCCGACAGATGTGAAGTGTTATTCTATGATTGACGGTACGAGACAAGGTGAAATCATTCGTGTGGGTGAGCCCTGGAGAACGTATATCAATAAACAATCCATAGTCAATCAGATTCACATGACCGGATTCTGTATGATGGACAATAATGGAAATCGTAACGAATGGTTCTCCGGTTACATAAAGAAGATACGTATCTGGAAAACAAACCGGACAGAAAATCAGGTATATGCTTCTTATATGGGTAATGAAGAAGGTGTAAGTGCCGATAATCCGAATTTGGTAGAAGCCTGGGATTTTGAAGTGAAAGGTGATCAGCCTACTCAAAGTGCTACCAATACAATAACAGGTTTGAAAGGCCATACGGCAACATTGGTTGGCAATAACTGGCAATGGGTTGAATCCACAGACATTACAGATAATAAATAA
- a CDS encoding glycoside hydrolase family 76 protein has translation MKGKILLALTLLLGASTTIWAVGNSGKANQKKHAYTNEDVWAAYEGFNNTLLDSNKYIYKTNSSYPSAVDRGNGAAAIWCQPIYWDMAMNAYKLAKAQKDRKKTSYYKTLCEKIFAGNKAQYCQFDFDDNNENTGWFIYDDIMWWTISLARGYELFGVDEYLKLSEASFKRVWYGSEKVGDTGSYDKENGGMFWQWQPIQNPKPNKFGDGKMACINFPTVVAALTLYNNVPENRKESTDKRPDYQTKAQYLAKGKEIYEWGVENLLDKATGKIADSRHGNGNPAWKAHVYNQATFIGASILLYKATGEKRYLDNAILAADYTVKDMSAEHKVLPFEGGIEQGIYTAIFAEYMAWLVYDCGQTQYLPFLKRTIKTGWANRDKTRNVCGGEYYKKLPEGAEIDSYSASGIPALMLLFPAKK, from the coding sequence ATGAAAGGCAAAATTCTTTTGGCTCTGACACTACTATTGGGAGCATCAACTACTATATGGGCAGTCGGCAATTCAGGAAAAGCAAACCAGAAGAAGCATGCATATACTAACGAAGATGTATGGGCAGCTTATGAAGGATTTAACAATACACTACTAGACTCCAATAAATATATTTACAAGACAAATTCTTCCTATCCAAGTGCTGTTGACCGTGGCAATGGAGCAGCGGCTATCTGGTGCCAGCCTATTTATTGGGATATGGCAATGAATGCTTATAAACTGGCAAAGGCACAGAAAGACAGAAAGAAGACAAGTTATTATAAAACACTCTGCGAGAAAATATTCGCAGGGAACAAAGCGCAATATTGTCAGTTTGATTTTGATGATAACAATGAAAATACCGGCTGGTTCATCTACGATGACATCATGTGGTGGACTATCAGCCTGGCACGCGGCTACGAACTTTTTGGAGTGGATGAATATCTGAAACTCTCGGAAGCCAGTTTCAAACGTGTATGGTATGGCTCGGAAAAAGTCGGTGATACCGGTTCGTATGACAAAGAAAACGGAGGTATGTTCTGGCAATGGCAGCCCATTCAAAATCCGAAACCGAATAAATTCGGTGATGGAAAGATGGCATGTATCAACTTTCCGACAGTTGTTGCGGCATTAACCCTCTACAATAACGTGCCTGAAAATAGAAAAGAATCGACCGACAAACGGCCGGATTATCAGACGAAAGCTCAATATCTTGCCAAAGGTAAAGAAATCTATGAATGGGGAGTGGAAAATCTGTTGGATAAAGCAACTGGAAAGATTGCTGATAGCCGTCATGGAAATGGCAATCCCGCCTGGAAAGCACATGTCTATAATCAGGCAACCTTTATCGGAGCCTCCATACTGCTTTATAAAGCGACCGGAGAGAAACGTTATCTGGATAATGCTATTCTTGCGGCAGACTATACAGTGAAAGATATGTCTGCAGAACATAAAGTGCTACCTTTCGAAGGTGGTATTGAACAGGGTATCTATACTGCCATCTTTGCGGAATATATGGCATGGTTGGTGTATGATTGCGGACAAACCCAATATCTCCCGTTCCTGAAACGTACCATCAAAACAGGTTGGGCAAACAGAGATAAGACACGGAACGTATGTGGAGGCGAATACTATAAAAAGTTGCCGGAAGGTGCGGAAATCGACAGTTATTCTGCTTCCGGTATACCGGCATTGATGCTTTTGTTTCCGGCTAAGAAGTAA
- a CDS encoding glutaminase domain-containing protein, with the protein MKQQLMMLLLGTASVLCSCETQIEQHEKNELRAPAYPLVTIDPYTSAWSTTDNLYDSPVKHWTGKDFPLLGVAKVDGQTYRFMGTEELELRPLVKTSEQGSWTGKYTTQQPADGWQNAGFNDKAWKEGEAAFGTMENEHTAKTQWGEEFIWVRRVADIQEDLTGKNVYLEFSHDDDAIIYINGIKVVDTGNACKKNERVKLSEEVVASLKPGENLIAGYCRNRVGNGLLDFGLLVELDGYRSFHQTAQQTSVDVQPMQTYYTFTCGPVDLKLTFTAPMFMDNLDLLSRPVNYISYEVASNDGQKHQVELYFEASPQWAIDQPHQESVADSFTDGDLLFLRTGSRNQDILKKKGDDVRIDWGHFYLAAEKENSTYAIGDGRELRKNFVANKLEAPTTNGYDKLALVRSLGETQKADGHLLIGYDDIYSIQYFGDNLRPYWNREGNETIVSQFQKAEKEYKTQMKNSAAFDKKLMEEATAAGGRKYAELCALAYRQALAAHKLVQAPNGDLVFLSKENFSNGSIGTVDLTYPGAPLLLYYNPELVKATMNHIFYYSESGKWAKPFAAHDVGTYPLANGQTYGGDMPVEESGNMVVLAAAIAKVEGNADYAQKHWETLTTWTDYLVENGLDPANQLCTDDFAGHFAHNANLSIKAIMGVASYGYLADMLGKKDVAEKYTQKAKEMAAEWVKMADDGDHYRLTFDKPGTWSQKYNLVWDKLLNLQIFPKNVAETEIAYYLSKQNKYGLPLDNRETYTKTDWIMWTATLANDKATFEKFIEPVYLFMNVTPNRVPMSDWVFTDEPNQRGFQARSVVGGYYIKMLEGKLIK; encoded by the coding sequence ATGAAACAACAACTGATGATGCTGTTGCTGGGAACAGCTTCTGTACTTTGTAGCTGTGAGACCCAGATAGAACAGCACGAGAAGAATGAATTACGTGCTCCGGCATATCCGCTGGTGACGATCGATCCTTATACCAGTGCATGGTCCACTACGGACAATCTGTATGACAGCCCTGTGAAACATTGGACAGGCAAGGACTTTCCTTTGCTTGGCGTTGCGAAAGTAGACGGACAAACCTACCGTTTCATGGGAACGGAAGAGCTGGAGCTAAGACCTTTGGTGAAGACATCCGAACAAGGTAGCTGGACGGGAAAGTATACCACTCAACAGCCTGCTGACGGATGGCAGAATGCCGGATTTAATGATAAAGCCTGGAAAGAAGGCGAAGCTGCCTTCGGAACCATGGAAAATGAACATACTGCCAAGACCCAATGGGGTGAAGAATTTATCTGGGTACGCCGGGTGGCTGATATTCAGGAGGATTTGACAGGGAAGAATGTATATCTTGAATTCTCTCATGACGATGACGCTATCATTTATATCAACGGCATCAAAGTAGTAGATACAGGTAATGCTTGTAAAAAGAACGAGCGGGTGAAACTGTCTGAAGAAGTGGTCGCTTCTTTGAAACCGGGTGAAAATCTGATTGCCGGCTATTGTCGTAACCGGGTAGGAAACGGATTGCTGGATTTCGGCTTGTTGGTAGAACTGGACGGTTACCGTTCTTTCCATCAAACAGCGCAACAAACTTCTGTAGATGTACAACCCATGCAGACTTATTATACATTTACTTGCGGTCCGGTAGATTTGAAACTGACATTTACCGCTCCTATGTTCATGGATAATCTGGACTTGTTGTCACGTCCGGTCAACTACATTTCTTATGAAGTAGCCTCCAATGACGGTCAGAAACATCAGGTTGAGTTGTATTTCGAAGCATCTCCACAATGGGCAATCGACCAACCTCACCAGGAATCTGTTGCTGACAGCTTTACTGACGGCGATTTGTTATTCCTTCGTACCGGAAGCCGTAATCAGGATATTCTGAAGAAAAAGGGTGATGATGTTCGTATCGACTGGGGACATTTCTATCTCGCGGCAGAAAAGGAAAACAGCACTTATGCAATCGGTGACGGCAGAGAGCTGCGGAAGAACTTTGTAGCCAATAAACTGGAAGCTCCTACCACAAATGGTTATGATAAACTAGCTTTGGTACGTTCATTGGGCGAAACACAAAAAGCTGATGGTCATCTGTTGATCGGATATGATGATATTTATTCTATCCAATACTTTGGTGATAACCTGCGTCCCTACTGGAACCGTGAGGGCAATGAAACGATTGTTTCCCAATTCCAGAAAGCGGAGAAAGAATACAAGACGCAAATGAAGAATAGCGCTGCTTTTGATAAGAAACTGATGGAAGAAGCTACAGCTGCCGGTGGACGTAAATATGCTGAACTTTGTGCATTGGCTTATCGCCAGGCATTGGCAGCTCATAAACTGGTACAGGCTCCGAACGGTGACTTGGTATTCCTTTCTAAGGAGAACTTCAGTAATGGTTCCATCGGAACAGTCGACCTGACTTATCCGGGAGCTCCGTTGCTTTTATACTATAATCCGGAATTGGTGAAGGCTACTATGAACCATATCTTCTATTATAGCGAAAGCGGAAAATGGGCGAAACCATTTGCTGCACATGATGTCGGTACTTATCCATTGGCTAACGGTCAGACCTATGGCGGTGATATGCCGGTAGAAGAATCGGGTAATATGGTAGTGCTGGCTGCTGCCATTGCAAAGGTAGAAGGTAATGCAGATTACGCACAGAAACATTGGGAAACTTTGACCACATGGACAGACTATCTGGTAGAGAACGGACTTGATCCGGCCAACCAACTTTGTACCGATGACTTTGCAGGTCACTTTGCACACAATGCAAACCTTTCTATCAAAGCGATCATGGGGGTTGCTTCCTACGGTTATCTGGCAGATATGCTGGGCAAAAAAGACGTGGCTGAAAAGTACACACAGAAAGCGAAAGAAATGGCTGCCGAATGGGTGAAAATGGCTGATGATGGTGACCACTATCGTCTGACATTTGATAAGCCGGGAACATGGAGCCAGAAGTATAACTTGGTATGGGATAAACTGTTGAATCTGCAAATCTTCCCTAAAAATGTTGCAGAAACGGAAATAGCTTACTATCTTTCGAAGCAAAATAAATATGGTCTTCCGTTGGATAACCGTGAAACATACACAAAGACCGACTGGATCATGTGGACAGCTACATTGGCAAATGACAAGGCTACCTTTGAGAAATTTATCGAACCCGTATATCTGTTTATGAACGTTACACCTAACCGTGTTCCGATGTCCGACTGGGTGTTTACAGATGAACCGAATCAGAGAGGCTTCCAGGCACGTTCCGTTGTAGGTGGATATTATATTAAGATGCTTGAAGGAAAATTGATTAAATAA